A segment of the Ignavibacteriota bacterium genome:
CCCGAAGGGGTGGTATCATATCACATGCCATCAGACAATACCTTCGGGCGTAACACCCGCTTCCCCTCTTCCGTCAATCGGTAGTTTCTGATTTTGGTTCCTCCCTCAGATATTATCCACTTCATTTTTCGTAAGGTTAGCATATCCCGTTGGAACGTTGCAACCGCAATTCCGAACCTTGTACGAACCTCCTTTGCGTTCACCACCCCCTTGCCGGCAATAAATATTAACTCATCAATAATTCGCATCAATGTCTCAGGAGCCAAACGACGGGAGTTTTGATATAATACCCCATAGAGTTCTCTTTTTATCAATTCAACAGGGGTTAATGGCTTTTCCGGCTTCTTTTCCGGTTCGGCAATCACAATTACATTATCATTTCCTTCAATTGCAACATCTTTTTTCTTGATTGAATTATCAGTCAATTTGATTGTATCATCTTCTTTTTCGATTGAATTATCTGAAAGGTCGTTTGACATATCTCTTTTTTCGATTGCTTTATCTGCAAAGTCGTTTGATATATCTCCTTTCTCGATTGCTTTATCTACAAAGTCGTTTGATGTATCTCCTTTCTCGATTGCTTTATCTACAAAGTCGTTTGATGTATCTCCTTTTTCGATTGCCTTATCTGCAAAGTCGTTTGATGTATCTCCTTTTTCGATTGCCTTATCTGCAAAGTCGTTTGATGTATCTCCTTTTTCGATTGTAGTATCTTCATTTTTCTTTGAAGAATCACCCCGACTGTTTGAAGTTCTATCCAACGTGGTTTGAAGGGCGATCATCTTCTTCTGCGATGCTACTAAATTCTTCAACACAGAAATGGTCCGCTTTTGTGTGCGGATTGTTTCTTGTAACGCTTCGTTCTCTTCCTTCAAAGAGGCGATGAGTGTCTGTAACGCTTCTGTTTCCTTTTTTCTCTCTACTTCCTGCACGTACTATCCCCATTAGTTATGAATAAATGTCCGGTGGTCGCCGGTTGTTCTTTCCAATTAAATCGCGGAATTATTTGCTCTCTTGATGTTCGGATGTCAGATAACAACAATGTTGGAGAACTCCTCTTAGAAAATGATTCAATGAAAAAATCGTCAACTTCGTTGATACATTTCGACATAGTTCCTCGCCGCATCTTCCCAACCGAAACGGGCGGCATGGGCGGCGTGCCTGATGCGTTGCCATCGTTCGTTATCGTGGACGAAGACATCAATCGCATGCCGGACTGTGCCGGTAAAATTATCGCACTTATCGTTCATCGTCCATCCCTCGAACACAAAACCATTCACGTCGTGCCACACGGTATCTTTCAATCCGCCTGTGCCATGCACAACGCACGGTTGCCCGTTCCTCATTGCGACCATCTGGCTGATGCCGCACGGCTCGTACAAACTCGGCATGAGAAACATTGTGCCGCTTGCGTACAATGCCTGAGCAATCTTTTCAGAAAAGCCGCGCACAAAGAGAAACCGTTCGTGGTATGCTGATGCGCCGCTAAGATACGATTCATAATCGGGCGTGCCGGTACCAAGCATGATGAAGAGTCCGTTGTTCTCATTCACCATAGCCGCAATGGAATCAATCGCAATTGTCCCGACAGAATCTTTCTCGCAAAACAATCTGACCTTCTGTTCCGTTACCCGCGTTACGCTCGTCAGGAGCAATTCAATATCCTGTTCCTGAAGCCATTGAAGTCTGCCAAGACTATCCTCGCGGGATAACCCACCGATACTTACTTGACCGGTTTGGAGTTCATCAAGAATCAAACTTAGTAAATCGTGAGTGGCTTGCCCGCCTGCGGCGGGTGAAAGTAGTGAGTGCTTTGAGAATTTTGAATCTTGAATCATCAATTGTGAATCGTGAATCGGTTCATACTCGCATCCATTCAAAATTCCGTGTAGCCGTCCTTCGTTGTTCACGAACCGGAGGAGCGCTTCAAGTCCTTCGCCGCCGAAGAAGCCGTTTGCGTGGTTGCTTGTGTGGAGGATTTCCCGTGCATAGGTTGGCGATACAGTGTTGACGAAATGTGCAAAACGAATCCCGGTAAACATCGGAGTGAACATCAACGCATCGTACCGCGGGTCTTTCCAATACTCTATCCAATCTCCCGAACGAAATAATTCCGGGAACCATGCCTCAAGCGAAGAGTCATGATTCCTCATCGGGCGCGTTCCCTGAATGCCGAGGTTGTGGATAGTAAAGATTGTTTTGAACTTGTGGAGATGAAAAAACTCGGGATGCAAATCCCGTAACAGCAACAGTGTCGCTGTGTGCCAATCGTGAAGATGTAAGACTCCTTCCATTCCCGGCGTACGGAGAAATTGCCCGGCGGCAGAACAGAAGAGGGCATACTTTGAAGCATCACGGGCAAACGGTTGGTCGGAAGAATCATTGAAATAAATCGGCTCGCCGCCAATCAACGGATGATGAACAAGGATATGCCTGACAGATGGATTGGGTTTGTTCGACTCCGCTTCCCAGAACTCGGCCGAAAATCTTCCGCCCCGGTACGGGACATCCAACGTTACAAGCAACTTCGATGGATTGTTCAGGTGAAGAAATGAGTACGAAGGAATGAGTACGGTCGTTCGCCATCCGAGTGAAGCCAGTGCACGTGGTAAATCCCGAACGACATCTCCTACACCACCGACCTTTCCCCCTTTCAACGCCGCGTTCTCAGACGCGACCATGATGACATGTTGTTGTTCAACCATAATTTTTACCAATTTCTTTGGATAATTAAATTGAGTAAGAACTCACATCCCATTTCACACATCGCAAATCTCAAATAACGGTTCCATCCGGAATCACCGCATCCTTTAAAACAATAGTAATCCCCGAACGGATTTCGAATCGTTTTTTCTTGTCGTAGTATTCCTGCACATTCTTGGAGTTAATAATTTTCACATTCTTCCCGATGCGTGCATTTTTATCAATGATCGCATTCCTGATAATTGAACCGGCGCCAATTCCCATCGGCGGTTTTCCCAATGCGATTGCTTTCTCCCGAGCATCGTTCATTTCATAATAATCCAATCCCATTAGCAGTGAATTCTCAATCACCGTTCCCTCATCTAACCGCGAGCGAATTCCAATAATAGAGTTATGCAGGCGCGCGCTTTTGATGATACAGCCATCGCAAACCATCGTCTCGCTGATTTCACTGCTCAGGATTTTACTCGGCGGGAGAAATCGCGGGTGTGTGTAAATCGGGAAGTCCACATCGTAAAAACTAAACTCCGGCGTCGGTTGCTTTACCAATTTCAGGTTCGCGTTATAGAATGCCTCAATCGTTCCGATATCTTCCCAATACCCTTTGAATAAAAATGCCTGTACATGATACTTTTTGATTGCCGCGGGAATAATATCTTTTCCGAAGTCTATGAGTTTGCGTTCCTTGTCGAGCAAATCAAACAAGATATGTTGCTTGAACACATAAATTCCCATCGAAGCGATGTAGGGTTTTTGTTTTGCTTCGCTCTTGTTCAGCCCGATGGATTCCGTGTTCACTTTCATCGCCGACAATTCTTTCCCCTTCGGCTTTTCTTTGAAGTTGATAATGCGTCCCTTGTTATCAATTTTCATCAACCCGAACCCTGTTGCATCCGATTCATTCACAGGAACGACCGAGATGGAAATATCGGCATTCGTATCGTGATGATGTTGGAGAAACGCCCTGTAATCCATCCTGTACAAATGGTCGCCCGACAATATTAAGAGATTGTCCATCTTCCAGGGTTCGATAGCCGCACGGGTTTTTCGTACCGCATCGGCGGTTCCTTCAAACCAATCGGGATTTACCGGCGTTTGCGTAGCCGCAAGAACATGAACAAATCCTTTTGAGAAGGGAGAAAACCTGTACGTGTTGGAAATGTGCTGGTTGAGCGAAGCCGAGTTGAACTGCGTCAACACAAACATTTTTTGGATTTCGGAGTTGATGCAATTACTGACAGGAATATCAATCAAGCGATATTTTCCTGCCAACGGGAGCGCCGGTTTCGCGCGGTAGTTAGTTAATGGCGCGAGTCGCGTTCCGCGACCGCCGCCCAAAATAATGGCGGCAACGTTATCGGTGAGTTTTTTCATTTCCGTTTTCTTATTTATTTTTGATTTTTAATCGGTCACTTGTGAACGATGCAAGGTAATTTCCACTTCATTCACCAAGAGCGAGACAATCCGTTCGACAATATCATCGGGGACGCCGTCCGCGCTTTTCGATTGCAAGCGCATGTCGCATACTTCGTTCACATAATCTACAACAACGAATTTGTTCTCGGACGTCAAGGCAATTTCCGAAGAGAAGAAATCGAGATTACAGACTCTCTGAATTGTGTGAGCATAGTTTCGTAATGGTGATAGTTCGTAGAGGGATTCTTCTTCAAGCGTTACTTCGTTATAGACATGCGTATGGTCATCCCACCAACAGGGAATTACTTCACCGAACGCATGAAACACTCTGAACCATGCTCTGCGTTTATCAACTACCTTGGGAATTATTTTTTCCTGAATCAGATATTTATCCTGCGGATGTTCTTGTCGTGCGTGATGAATGTCCCGCAACGAATGTGCATTGAGATGCACGCCTGTTCCGCCGCCGGTCGTGTTTGCCGGTTTGATGATAAAGGGTTTCCCAAGAGTTTTGAGTTCCCTTTCCGTACTATGAAGGAACTGTTGAGCATGGAATGGCGGGAGAATAATTGAATGGGGAACGAACAATCCGGCGGTCATCAGTTCGAGGTGCATTGTTGCTTTATCGCGTGACCGCTCTGCGAGATGATAGTTATTGAAAATCCGGGTTTGATTTTTCTGACATTCATGAACAAAATGAGCGTACATATCGTCGCTATCGGAGGCACGGTCGAATAATGCATCAACGAAAAATTCACCCGAATGAATTTTTCGAAAGACGTCGGAAAGATTGTTATCTTCTACCCGAAGCGTTGTTAACTCACGACGCACACATTCCCGTTCTATTGAGACGAGAAAATCTTCGTCGTACTCCCAGTTCCATGCTATTGCTAAATTGTATTTCTCCATACGATGAGCAAAAGTACGAACAAAACGAGGAAGGAACAAATCAGACCGGGATTTTTATGATTTTCATGATTACCTTGATTGCTTTAGTTCACATAAAATAAATCCCGCGTAGGTTTTGGTTACGCGGGATTTCAAAATAATTTCGGCTTCTCATCAACGGGTTAATAACATCTTCTTTACATCGGTGAATGTACCCGCTTGTAAGCGATAGAAATAAACACCACTTGGTAATGATGAAGCATCAAACTCTAATGACTTGTATCCTGCTGATTCAACTCCATCAATAAGTGCTGCTACTTCAACTCCAAGTGTGTTGAAGACGCTTAACCTCACATGGACATCCTCTGATAACTGATAACGAAAGATGGTTATTGGATTGAAAGGATTCGGGTAATTTTGGCTAAGTGCAAAATGGTTTGGTATTTGAGATTTGAGATTTGTGATTTCACCATCCGGCGGTGGTGGTGGCGATTCCTCATCCGAGACGATATTGATCCGGTTCGACAAGCCCATCGTAGTCGAAGACGAAAGAATCAGCTTTCCGTCCTGATTCACTTTTATCCAGTAACCTTTCCCCGGCAGAAGTGTGTCAGCCGTAAAGTATGATCGGTCGTATTTGAAAAATTCACTTACCTGCATGTCCTGGGGGATGAAAGTAGTAAATCCAACCGGAACCGGATTACTAATTGCTCCAATCATATTCCATCCTGGTTGTACATTAATCGTATCTATATTTATTTTTGAACCAATGATTGATATTTTCTGCTCACTACTGAACTTTATCCAATATCCTATACCTTTTTGAAGTGTATCATGCTGGGTATAAGTAGAACTGTTATAGGAAAACGCGTGCGATGTTGCCGTAGGAAACAAATCGGTTTTTCTACAATCGGTGGTTATAGCCGGTAGCGAAATCAAATTCCAACCTCTTTTAACCTTTATTTCATCTAAAGGAACCATTTCTGATAACGGTCGCCGCCAGACTCCATAATTTGTTCCGGCGAAAAGATATTTCCCTGCATATGCGAGTGAACTGATATTCCGATAATCTGGAAGAACTAATCCCGCGCTTACATTTTGCCAGTTCAGTGAATCGATTTTCGTCGTGTAAATTGAATCACTCCAAACGGCGAAGAGATTATCACCAAAAAGGAGCAGAGCAAAACTAATGTTAGTTCCCGGACTATTTTTTTCCCAGTTCACTCCGTGATTTGTAGAACGGTACACGCCATAACTCGTACCTGTGAAGAGCAACGAATCCCTTTTCACAAGCGAATAGACATATGCATTTCCCCAGCCCGTAGTCATTGAATGCCAAGTTTCCCCTTCGTTGGTTGTGTAAAACAATTGATTTTCATTTGCCGCATAAAGTTCAGTTTCATCAGCATATAATAGATAAGTTCGCCATCCAAATATAGAATCAGATGGAACACGATTCCAATTGGCTCCCCCATCATCAGAACGATATAGCATTCCATCAGGATTTGTGAAAATGTGCCTATTACTTTTTAGAATTGATTGAACACCGTAATATGATGATAGAACTGTCGTCCAAGTATTTCCATAATCTTGAGAACGGGATACTGCCGGCGATCGTTCTTCACAATAAATGCATCCCCAATTTCCACCCACAAGAATCGTCTCGTTTATCGTTTCAATAGTGGAAACATTAAAAACGTAAGGATCTTCAAGTGCATCCCAGTGATTTCCATAATCCGTGGAACGATATACCAATCCACTACCTGCAAGCAAAGTATCATTTTGTTTATGAAGCACCGACACATACCCTGTCAGACCGACATGTGTCCACTGTGGATAGCAGTAATCTTGCATTGTAATCATAACGAATACAATCAATGACGTTACAAAAAACGATTTTTTCCAATAACCAATCAATGCATAATGTCTTATTATCATAAATAAGACTCGTTTTATATATTTCATAGCAAGCGTTATTTTTTACTCGTGTAAATCTACAATTAGAAGAAAAAAGTCCTACGCCCATCAAGCGACTGAATCATAGTCAGCGTAATAAATATTCCTAAAGGGATTTAAATCCATGTAGTTCCTGCATCTGTGGTCTTACAGCGTACCATTTTCTCCATGTATCCAACCTCGCTGTTGATTGTTGAAATGGACCTGTAGCAAATCGCTCCCCGAGGATTTGGATTTTGCCACGGCCATTGCGCCTGTGAATAACTGCATGGTAAAATATGCATAACAACAATAACGAACCAATGCTTTACTGTAGCAAAAACACAAAAACCCGCTCCGTGTTTTACTTTCTTAAAACACGTGAACGGGTTTTTTATACTCTTGTGAAGAGTCATCGTCTCCTTTACATAATTGATAGAGTTTCTTTATACTCTAATATTTCATTGAATAAATGTCCTTATCTCAAGAGCAACATCTTCTTCGTCTGAACAAATGACTCATCAGGTTGCGTCATGCTTGTCGCTTCAAGTTTGTAGAAATAGACTCCGCTTGCAAGTCCTTCGGCATTCCACATTGAAGTTTGTTCGCCTGCATTTTGAATATCGTCAACCAGTCTTCCTACCTCACGACCAGCTGCATCATAGACAGTAAGTGTAACCTTGCTTTCAGATGCTAATTGATATTGAATCATCGTCGTCGGGTTGAACGGGTTGGGATAATTCTGTTGCAACGAATAACTTTCCGGCATTTCAATCATCGGGTTCGGATTGCTGATGCGCGCTTCTGTTCTGTTTCTGTTCCATGGCATCAGCCGGGTTGGGTCATAATATAAATACGGAACGGCAGAGAGTAACTTCGCTCCCTGGAGAATCAACGGATTGGTTTTCGTTGTTTCAACAACCGGGGAATAAAACTCGTTATTAATGCGAGCGATGACTGTATTAATAACATTCACTAATGACATGGGATATTTCGTTTTCTGTAACTTACCAAGCGTGATTGCAGAATCACCGAGCATCACAATTTCACGAATTGTTTTACCGTTGAGAATTGTTTCGGGACCACTCGGTTGATTGAAAACAAGGTCACCGAATCCTGCCGGCATAATTCCCAAATCACTTGCGGCAATATTCGTTTTCATTGCAGTGAGATGTTGAGTAAGCGCATTTCCGGCATTTCCAAAATATGTCGTTGTCCTGATTTCACCCCGGATTTTCAGGTAATCGGGACTCTTCGCTAATGCGGAAGGACTGAAAATATAGTATCGCACTTCGGGAGCGCTGTAGTGCCATCGGAAGTAGAAGAACCATCCATACCAACGCGAACTATCTGTAAAACGATGCCCGACGCGTAAGAAGCCGCCATCTTCCGGCGCTTCCCAACTGAAACCGCGATTGAGAAATACTGTGTCGCGAACGTTCCCGGCATTCGGTAATCTGCCGCGGATAATAAATCCTGAGCGACTTTTGGGAGTTGATAAAGAACGATAATCTGATGCACGAAAAGTTCTGAACTTCATTGGCGCTTGTGCAGTTGCTGTCTCTAACGAGAGTAAGACAAATGCAAGTAAAAGAAATGCAGAGAGAAACGGTAAATGTTTTTTCATGGTCTTTCCCCAAATGGAAATAAGAAGTACTTTGGATTAGTTGATTGCGGTGGAAACTTACAAAACGTTTTTGATAAAATCAAGTGTTTTATTGAAAAAATCAGGATATTTTTTTTATTCTCGTCAATTCGGTCGCCCGGGCGGCGAGGGGAATTCGTTCGGAGTGTCTTCTTTTGACTTGTTTACAAGCAAAAAAACAATTCCCCCGACTATTAATGCAGCGCCAATCCAAATCCACGGACTGATAGAAGTCTCTTCTTCCTCAGAGGCGTACCCGACAAAATAATAATCGCCGCCATTCAACCCTTCAGGAAAGTCATCATTCACATTCCACTCAACGGAAAGATTTTCTCCGCATGCAATTCCATCTCCAATACTTCCCGTCAGATGTTCAGGAACAAACGCGAAATCAGGGTCACTTTTTTTCTTCAATGAAAAGAGGACGTGATATTCTTTTGTGGTTTCGCCCGATAAATCATAGTTGATGATAATCCGGTCATTCATCTGTTCAAACCGAACATTGCTGACGTTCGCTTGATTGGTTGACGCGGCTGATTCATCTGTGAAAATCAGTTTGAGGAAACAGACGAGAAGAAACAGTCTGAACGATTTTGAGTGGTAAAATAATTTCATGGGATACTCCGGTTACTTTATCAACAAGATTTTCTTGACGGAAGAATATGTTCCTGCCCGTAACTGAGCAAGATAAACTCCCGAAGGCATGTCGCTTGCGTTCCACTCGACCGTATATGTCCCACTTTGTTTTGCTTCATTGATAAGCGTAGCGACCTCCTGACCTGCGAGATTATATATTTTTAATGATACCAATCCGAAATTGGCAATTCGAAATTCGAAATTCGTAGTCGGGTTAAACGGGTTCGGATAATTATCGCTCAGGTAGAATTCCTTCGGTGCGACATTGTTCAACAACTCCGCAATCGCTTCATTTTTTCCGACCAACACAACAAATTCACTCTTATCACTTGTTGAAGAAAAACTATAAGCAGGATTGCTTCTCAGATTTTGTTTGACTCCCCGTTCCTCATCAATTAAATATACATCAAACTCTTCCGGTATTGTGGCAATTCCATCGAACGAAAGTTTCACGGATTGCTTGTTCGTATGCAACACTTCAAATCTCCAACGTTGCGAATCCTGAATCTCCGGCTTGAAGTCGGTAGCAAACGAACTGTATAAATCATCCCACTCCTTCCTTGAAAAAATTACAGAAGGAGTTTCTCCAACTGCACGGGGACGACGAACATCATACCTATCCAAGCCGTTCGATGACGTTTGAACAACTCCGAAGGCAACAACATTTTCCGTATATGTCTTTGTTTGAAGCCCGATGCTCACTTGCCAATCACATTCCGATTCAACTTCGTCTGCGATTGTTTTGCCGAGGGAACTGCCGTACGGAATTTTCAGTGAAGACAGATTTGTTGCATTGAAAAAATAAAAACCATAGTACGGCTCAAGAGAACTTGATGCGGTAAAACTTCCCTTAAATCCCCACAACGATTCGTTGACACTGTTTGCAGATTTGATTGTCGCCCATGTTACGGCAAACGGATACGGACTTGTAATCATATTCCAGCCGGGATGCAACGGAATTTCGACCGCATCATTATTCATCGGCATCGAATTGAGTGTTCCTGAAAAATTCCAATCCCTC
Coding sequences within it:
- a CDS encoding T9SS type A sorting domain-containing protein, with translation MIIRHYALIGYWKKSFFVTSLIVFVMITMQDYCYPQWTHVGLTGYVSVLHKQNDTLLAGSGLVYRSTDYGNHWDALEDPYVFNVSTIETINETILVGGNWGCIYCEERSPAVSRSQDYGNTWTTVLSSYYGVQSILKSNRHIFTNPDGMLYRSDDGGANWNRVPSDSIFGWRTYLLYADETELYAANENQLFYTTNEGETWHSMTTGWGNAYVYSLVKRDSLLFTGTSYGVYRSTNHGVNWEKNSPGTNISFALLLFGDNLFAVWSDSIYTTKIDSLNWQNVSAGLVLPDYRNISSLAYAGKYLFAGTNYGVWRRPLSEMVPLDEIKVKRGWNLISLPAITTDCRKTDLFPTATSHAFSYNSSTYTQHDTLQKGIGYWIKFSSEQKISIIGSKINIDTINVQPGWNMIGAISNPVPVGFTTFIPQDMQVSEFFKYDRSYFTADTLLPGKGYWIKVNQDGKLILSSSTTMGLSNRINIVSDEESPPPPPDGEITNLKSQIPNHFALSQNYPNPFNPITIFRYQLSEDVHVRLSVFNTLGVEVAALIDGVESAGYKSLEFDASSLPSGVYFYRLQAGTFTDVKKMLLTR
- a CDS encoding T9SS type A sorting domain-containing protein; the encoded protein is MKKHLPFLSAFLLLAFVLLSLETATAQAPMKFRTFRASDYRSLSTPKSRSGFIIRGRLPNAGNVRDTVFLNRGFSWEAPEDGGFLRVGHRFTDSSRWYGWFFYFRWHYSAPEVRYYIFSPSALAKSPDYLKIRGEIRTTTYFGNAGNALTQHLTAMKTNIAASDLGIMPAGFGDLVFNQPSGPETILNGKTIREIVMLGDSAITLGKLQKTKYPMSLVNVINTVIARINNEFYSPVVETTKTNPLILQGAKLLSAVPYLYYDPTRLMPWNRNRTEARISNPNPMIEMPESYSLQQNYPNPFNPTTMIQYQLASESKVTLTVYDAAGREVGRLVDDIQNAGEQTSMWNAEGLASGVYFYKLEATSMTQPDESFVQTKKMLLLR
- a CDS encoding glycogen/starch synthase, yielding MVEQQHVIMVASENAALKGGKVGGVGDVVRDLPRALASLGWRTTVLIPSYSFLHLNNPSKLLVTLDVPYRGGRFSAEFWEAESNKPNPSVRHILVHHPLIGGEPIYFNDSSDQPFARDASKYALFCSAAGQFLRTPGMEGVLHLHDWHTATLLLLRDLHPEFFHLHKFKTIFTIHNLGIQGTRPMRNHDSSLEAWFPELFRSGDWIEYWKDPRYDALMFTPMFTGIRFAHFVNTVSPTYAREILHTSNHANGFFGGEGLEALLRFVNNEGRLHGILNGCEYEPIHDSQLMIQDSKFSKHSLLSPAAGGQATHDLLSLILDELQTGQVSIGGLSREDSLGRLQWLQEQDIELLLTSVTRVTEQKVRLFCEKDSVGTIAIDSIAAMVNENNGLFIMLGTGTPDYESYLSGASAYHERFLFVRGFSEKIAQALYASGTMFLMPSLYEPCGISQMVAMRNGQPCVVHGTGGLKDTVWHDVNGFVFEGWTMNDKCDNFTGTVRHAIDVFVHDNERWQRIRHAAHAARFGWEDAARNYVEMYQRS
- a CDS encoding glucose-1-phosphate adenylyltransferase yields the protein MKKLTDNVAAIILGGGRGTRLAPLTNYRAKPALPLAGKYRLIDIPVSNCINSEIQKMFVLTQFNSASLNQHISNTYRFSPFSKGFVHVLAATQTPVNPDWFEGTADAVRKTRAAIEPWKMDNLLILSGDHLYRMDYRAFLQHHHDTNADISISVVPVNESDATGFGLMKIDNKGRIINFKEKPKGKELSAMKVNTESIGLNKSEAKQKPYIASMGIYVFKQHILFDLLDKERKLIDFGKDIIPAAIKKYHVQAFLFKGYWEDIGTIEAFYNANLKLVKQPTPEFSFYDVDFPIYTHPRFLPPSKILSSEISETMVCDGCIIKSARLHNSIIGIRSRLDEGTVIENSLLMGLDYYEMNDAREKAIALGKPPMGIGAGSIIRNAIIDKNARIGKNVKIINSKNVQEYYDKKKRFEIRSGITIVLKDAVIPDGTVI